The Hippoglossus hippoglossus isolate fHipHip1 chromosome 21, fHipHip1.pri, whole genome shotgun sequence genome contains a region encoding:
- the cdk5r2b gene encoding cyclin-dependent kinase 5 activator 2b, producing MGTVLSISPASKKASIMDSEVAGEKADKSIKRHSMFVSLSWKKLVSNSAKKSAKKVTPNPVATREIPRNQVAQLNSENIRKTHQNEERKPKAPIPVPVPTVPTLNNDAATQNGRLSSVQKQTSSLSLVSPRRIVIQASTGELLRCLGDFMCRRCYKLKELNSGEVILWFRNIDRTLLLQGWQDQGFITPANVVFVYLLCEDAIADSVACPAELQGTFQTCLYLAYSYMGNEISYPLKPFMIDSNKDVFWQTSLRIINRMSAKMLQLNADPHFFTEVFQDLKNQRDTSGEANLDR from the coding sequence ATGGGCACCGTCCTCTCCATATCCCCCGCGTCCAAGAAGGCGTCGATCATGGACTCGGAGGTCGCGGGAGAAAAGGCCGACAAGAGCATCAAGCGGCACTCCATGTTCGTGTCCCTCTCCTGGAAGAAGCTGGTGTCCAACTCGGCCAAGAAGAGCGCCAAGAAGGTGACGCCGAACCCGGTGGCCACGCGCGAAATCCCGCGCAACCAGGTGGCCCAGCTCAACAGCGAGAACATCAGGAAAACGCACCAAAACGAGGAGAGGAAACCCAAAGCGCCCATCCCCGTCCCGGTGCCCACGGTACCCACGCTCAACAATGACGCCGCCACCCAGAACGGGAGGCTCTCCTCGGTGCAGAAGCAGACCAGCAGCCTGTCCCTGGTGTCCCCGAGGCGCATCGTCATCCAGGCGTCCACCGGGGAGCTGCTGCGCTGCCTGGGGGACTTCATGTGCCGCAGGTGTTACAAACTGAAGGAGCTCAACAGCGGGGAGGTGATCCTCTGGTTCCGCAACATCGACCGGACTCTTTTGCTCCAGGGCTGGCAGGACCAGGGCTTCATCACGCCGGCCAATGTGGTGTTCGTGTACCTGCTGTGCGAGGACGCGATCGCGGACAGCGTCGCCTGCCCCGCCGAGCTGCAGGGCACCTTCCAGACTTGCCTCTACCTCGCCTACTCCTACATGGGCAACGAGATCTCCTACCCGCTGAAGCCGTTCATGATCGACTCGAACAAGGACGTGTTCTGGCAGACGTCGCTGCGGATCATCAACAGGATGAGTGccaaaatgctgcagctcaATGCGGACCCGCACTTTTTCACCGAGGTCTTCCAGGACCTCAAAAACCAGCGAGACACCAGCGGCGAGGCGAACCTGGATCGCTGA